A part of Heliangelus exortis chromosome 3, bHelExo1.hap1, whole genome shotgun sequence genomic DNA contains:
- the TP53BP2 gene encoding apoptosis-stimulating of p53 protein 2 isoform X1, whose amino-acid sequence MRFGSKMMPMFLTVYLSNNEQHFTEVPVTPETTCRDVVELCKEPGESECHLAEVWCGSERPIADNERMLDILQNFGMQRSEVRFFLRHERFPCREAGTGQRSQDATLKRNDVKVSGDQRIENGVTAPRMDMTLAELQEMASRQQQQIEAQQLMLANKEQRLKFLKQQDQRQLQQAAEQEKLKRLKEIAENQEAKLKKVRALKGHVEQKRLSNGKLVEEIEQISSLFQQKQRELVLAVSKVEELTRQLEMLKNGRIDGYHDNQSAVAELDRLYKELQLRNKLNQEQNAKLQQQRECLNKRNSEVAVMDKRVNELRERLWKKKAALQQKENLPVSSDGNLLQPVVSAPSRVAAVGPYIQSSTIPRIASRPELLVKPAFSDGTQAFQIPDGPLKTQTLPNMRTGSSSQAKAPAGSVVPCAKPSSSATDWSSSNADNHISQGTALTSGKEMVNSEGQAEGETFLRDKEKKVRPFSMFDSVDQSAGLSTLRKNQSSEDLLREAQIANKNVTKVPPPVPTKPKQINLPYFGQASHLQPSDTKVDGNLQKQPLTVVTVGNKQKTATQQPSHPSQQIQQRISVLPAGPSSSQDLILPSSKQESPPAAAVRPFTPQPHKEASLPPFRKPQTVAASSIYSMYTQQQTPGKNFQQAVQSALTRAQTRGPHFPSVYGKPVMAGASVQNQLLQTENVYSNLQGKPGSLEPEMETTASAHENHETERIPRPLSPTKLLPFLSNPYRNQSDADLEALRKKLSNAPRPLKKRSSITEPEGPNGPNIQKLLYQRTTLAAMETISAPSHSSKQTASAASPESRAEVPNPYLSAESEKETAASMAEPSIAEKAENTPADQSEAVLPSVALDTVPEAVSDSDELMQPKMEEPSREASLPLEVYIEEYPPYPPPPYPSGEPESLGEDSMNMRPPEITGQFSLPPGKRTNLRKTGSERIGHGMRVKFNPLALLLDSSLEGEFDLVQRIIYEVEDPSMPNDEGITALHNAVCAGHTEIVKFLVQFGVNVNAADSDGWTPLHCAASCNNVQVCKFLVESGAAVFAMTYSDMQTAADKCEEMEEGYTQCSQFLYGVQEKMGIMNKGVIYGLWDYEAQNDDELSMKEGDCMTILRREDADEIEWWWARLNDKEGYVPRNLLGDPVF is encoded by the exons ATGTTTCTGACCGTGTACCTCAGTAACAATGAGCAGCACTTCACTGAGGTGCCAGTCACACCTGAGACAACCTGCAGAGATGTGGTGGAGCTGTGCAAAGAGCCTGGTGAGAGCGAGTGCCACCTGGCTGAAGTGTGGTGTGGCTCAG AGCGTCCCATAGCAGATAATGAGCGAATGCTGGATATTTTGCAGAACTTTGGGATGCAGAGAAGTGAGGTTCGTTTCTTTCTTCGGCATGAACGCTTTCCCTGCCGGGAAGCAG GCACTGGACAAAGGTCTCAAGATGCaaccttaaaaagaaatgatGTGAAAGTGTCTGGTGATCAAAGAATAGAGAATGGA GTCACTGCTCCAAGGATGGATATGACACTGGCTGAACTTCAAGAAATGGCATCACGCCAGCAGCAACAAATTGAGGCTCAACAACTAATGCTGGCTAACAAG GAACAGCGTCTGAAATTCCTCAAACAACAGGATCAGCGACAGCTGCAGCAAGCTGCTGagcaagaaaaactgaaacGCCTGAAGGAAATTGCTGAGAATCAGGAAGCCAAACTTAAGAAAGTGAGAGCACTGAAGGGCCATGTAGAGCAAAAGAGGCTCAGCAATGGGAAATTGG TGGAAGAGATTGAACAGATAAGCAGCTTGTTCCAGCAAAAGCAGCGTGAGCTGGTCCTGGCAGTGTCAAAAGTAGAGGAACTCACCAGACAACTGGAGATGCTGAAGAATGGACGAATTGATGGTTACCATGACAACCAGTCAGCTGTAGCTGAGCTTGACCGGTTATACAAGGAGCTGCAG CTGAGGAACAAACTGAACCAGGAGCAGAATGCCAAGCTGCAGCAACAGAGGGAGTGTTTGAACAAGCGCAACTCGGAGGTGGCAGTCATGGACAAGCGTGTTAATGAGCTGCGAGAGCGCCTGTGGAAGAAAAAGGCAGCTCTGCAACAGAAAGAGAATTTACCA gTTTCTTCAGATGGAAATTTACTCCAGCCTGTGGTTTCTGCCCCAAGCAGAGTGGCAGCAGTTGGTCCTTACATCCAGTCCTCTACCATTCCACGTATTGCTTCCAGACCTGAACTTTTGGTGAAACCAGCATTTTCAGATGGAACACAAGCCTTCCAGATACCTGATGGTCCACTAAAAACACAGACTCTACCAAACATGAGAACGGGGAGCAGTTCACAAGCTAAAGCTCCTGCAG GTTCTGTTGTTCCCTGTGCAAAACCTTCCTCATCTGCCACTGACTGGAGTAGCTCCAATGCAGACAATCATATTAGTCAAGGAACAGCCTTgacttcaggaaaagaaatggtgaATAGTGAAGGACAAG CTGAAGGAGAAACTTTTTTACGagataaagagaagaaagtgcGTCCATTCTCAATGTTTGATTCTGTGGACCAGTCAGCTGGGCTCAGCACACTGAGGAAGAACCAGAGCAGTGAAGATCTCCTGCGAGAAGCACAG attgccaataaaaatgtcacaaaGGTACCACCACCTGTCCCCACTAAACCAAAACAGATAAATTTGCCTTATTTTGGTCAAGCCAGTCATCTGCAACCTTCTGATACTAAGGTGGATGGAAACCTGCAGAAGCAGCCTTTGACTGTTGTAACTGTGgggaacaaacagaaaacagcgACACAGCAGccttcccatccttcccagCAGATACAGCAAAGAATTTCCGTATTGCCTGCAGGTCCCTCCTCTAGCCAGGACCTAATTCTTCCCTCTTCCAAACAGGAGagtcccccagcagcagctgtgagacCTTTTACCCCTCAGCCTCACAAAGAGGCCTCACTCCCACCATTTCGAAAGCCTCAAACTGTGGCTGCAAGTTCAATTTATAGCATGTACACCCAGCAGCAGACTCCTGGGAAGAACTTCCAGCAGGCAGTGCAGAGTGCTTTGACAAGGGCACAGACTAGAGGACCTCACTTCCCAAGTG TGTATGGCAAGCCTGTGATGGCGGGAGCTAGTGTACAAAATCAgctgctgcagacagaaaatgtCTACTCAAATCTCCAAGGCAAGCCTGGCAGTCTAGAGCCTGAGATGGAAACAACAGCCTCTGCTCATGAGAATCATGAAACTGAGCGAATACCCCGTCCCCTTAGTCCAACCAAATTGCTGCCTTTCTTATCAAATCCGTACCGCAACCAGAGTGATGCTGATCTGGAAGCACTAAGGAAAAAGTTGTCCAATGCACCCAGACCACTGAAGAAACGTAGCTCTATCACTGAACCAGAAGGACCTAACGGCCCCAATATCCAGAAGCTCTTGTATCAGAGGACCACTCTGGCTGCAATGGAGACTATCTCAGCTCCATCACATTCCTCCAAACAGACAGCATCAGCTGCCAGTCCTGAAAGCCGTGCAGAAGTCCCAAATCCTTATCTAAGTGcagaatcagaaaaagaaacagctgcTTCTATGGCAGAACCAAGCAttgctgagaaagcagaaaacacaccaGCAGATCAGAGTGAAGCTGTTCTTCCTTCTGTAGCTTTGGACACTGTACCTGAGGCAGTATCAGATAGTGATGAACTCATGCAGCCAAAAATGGAAGAACCAAGCAGAGAAGCTTCACTGCCACTGGAGGTGTACATAGAAGAATATCCTCCATACCCACCACCTCCCTATCCATCAGGGGAACCAGAGAGTCTGGGAGAGGACTCAATGAATATGAGGCCTCCTGAAATTACTGGACAGTTTTCCTTGCCTCCT GGGAAGAGGACAAACTTGCGTAAAACTGGCTCTGAGAGGATTGGGCATGGAATGAGAGTGAAATTCAATCCCCTTGCATTGCTTCTGGATTCATCTCTGGAGGGGGAGTTTGACCTCGTGCAGAGAATTATTTATGAG GTTGAAGATCCTAGCATGCCCAATGATGAAGGGATTACGGCACTGCACAACGCTGTGTGTGCTGGGCACACGGAAATTGTGAAGTTCCTGGTGCAGTTTGGTGTGAATGTGAATGCTGCAGATAGTGATGGATG GACCCCATTACACTGTGCAGCTTCTTGCAATAATGTGCAGGTGTGCAAGTTCCTGGTGGAGTCAGGAGCAGCCGTGTTTGCAATGACCTACAGTGATATGCAGACAGCTGCAGACAAGTGCGAGGAGATGGAGGAAGGTTACACACAGTGCTCCCAGTTCTTATATG
- the TP53BP2 gene encoding apoptosis-stimulating of p53 protein 2 isoform X3, with product MRFGSKMMPMFLTVYLSNNEQHFTEVPVTPETTCRDVVELCKEPGESECHLAEVWCGSERPIADNERMLDILQNFGMQRSEVRFFLRHERFPCREAGTGQRSQDATLKRNDVKVSGDQRIENGVTAPRMDMTLAELQEMASRQQQQIEAQQLMLANKEQRLKFLKQQDQRQLQQAAEQEKLKRLKEIAENQEAKLKKVRALKGHVEQKRLSNGKLVEEIEQISSLFQQKQRELVLAVSKVEELTRQLEMLKNGRIDGYHDNQSAVAELDRLYKELQLRNKLNQEQNAKLQQQRECLNKRNSEVAVMDKRVNELRERLWKKKAALQQKENLPVSSDGNLLQPVVSAPSRVAAVGPYIQSSTIPRIASRPELLVKPAFSDGTQAFQIPDGPLKTQTLPNMRTGSSSQAKAPAGSVVPCAKPSSSATDWSSSNADNHISQGTALTSGKEMVNSEGQAEGETFLRDKEKKVRPFSMFDSVDQSAGLSTLRKNQSSEDLLREAQIANKNVTKVPPPVPTKPKQINLPYFGQASHLQPSDTKVDGNLQKQPLTVVTVGNKQKTATQQPSHPSQQIQQRISVLPAGPSSSQDLILPSSKQESPPAAAVRPFTPQPHKEASLPPFRKPQTVAASSIYSMYTQQQTPGKNFQQAVQSALTRAQTRGPHFPSVYGKPVMAGASVQNQLLQTENVYSNLQGKPGSLEPEMETTASAHENHETERIPRPLSPTKLLPFLSNPYRNQSDADLEALRKKLSNAPRPLKKRSSITEPEGPNGPNIQKLLYQRTTLAAMETISAPSHSSKQTASAASPESRAEVPNPYLSAESEKETAASMAEPSIAEKAENTPADQSEAVLPSVALDTVPEAVSDSDELMQPKMEEPSREASLPLEVYIEEYPPYPPPPYPSGEPESLGEDSMNMRPPEITGQFSLPPGKRTNLRKTGSERIGHGMRVKFNPLALLLDSSLEGEFDLVQRIIYEVEDPSMPNDEGITALHNAVCAGHTEIVKFLVQFGVNVNAADSDGWTPLHCAASCNNVQVCKFLVESGAAVFAMTYSDMQTAADKCEEMEEGYTQCSQFLYGVQEKMGIMNKGVIYGLWDYEAQNDDELSMKEGDCMTILRREDADEIEWWWARLNDKEGYVPRNLLGLYPRIKPRQRSLA from the exons ATGTTTCTGACCGTGTACCTCAGTAACAATGAGCAGCACTTCACTGAGGTGCCAGTCACACCTGAGACAACCTGCAGAGATGTGGTGGAGCTGTGCAAAGAGCCTGGTGAGAGCGAGTGCCACCTGGCTGAAGTGTGGTGTGGCTCAG AGCGTCCCATAGCAGATAATGAGCGAATGCTGGATATTTTGCAGAACTTTGGGATGCAGAGAAGTGAGGTTCGTTTCTTTCTTCGGCATGAACGCTTTCCCTGCCGGGAAGCAG GCACTGGACAAAGGTCTCAAGATGCaaccttaaaaagaaatgatGTGAAAGTGTCTGGTGATCAAAGAATAGAGAATGGA GTCACTGCTCCAAGGATGGATATGACACTGGCTGAACTTCAAGAAATGGCATCACGCCAGCAGCAACAAATTGAGGCTCAACAACTAATGCTGGCTAACAAG GAACAGCGTCTGAAATTCCTCAAACAACAGGATCAGCGACAGCTGCAGCAAGCTGCTGagcaagaaaaactgaaacGCCTGAAGGAAATTGCTGAGAATCAGGAAGCCAAACTTAAGAAAGTGAGAGCACTGAAGGGCCATGTAGAGCAAAAGAGGCTCAGCAATGGGAAATTGG TGGAAGAGATTGAACAGATAAGCAGCTTGTTCCAGCAAAAGCAGCGTGAGCTGGTCCTGGCAGTGTCAAAAGTAGAGGAACTCACCAGACAACTGGAGATGCTGAAGAATGGACGAATTGATGGTTACCATGACAACCAGTCAGCTGTAGCTGAGCTTGACCGGTTATACAAGGAGCTGCAG CTGAGGAACAAACTGAACCAGGAGCAGAATGCCAAGCTGCAGCAACAGAGGGAGTGTTTGAACAAGCGCAACTCGGAGGTGGCAGTCATGGACAAGCGTGTTAATGAGCTGCGAGAGCGCCTGTGGAAGAAAAAGGCAGCTCTGCAACAGAAAGAGAATTTACCA gTTTCTTCAGATGGAAATTTACTCCAGCCTGTGGTTTCTGCCCCAAGCAGAGTGGCAGCAGTTGGTCCTTACATCCAGTCCTCTACCATTCCACGTATTGCTTCCAGACCTGAACTTTTGGTGAAACCAGCATTTTCAGATGGAACACAAGCCTTCCAGATACCTGATGGTCCACTAAAAACACAGACTCTACCAAACATGAGAACGGGGAGCAGTTCACAAGCTAAAGCTCCTGCAG GTTCTGTTGTTCCCTGTGCAAAACCTTCCTCATCTGCCACTGACTGGAGTAGCTCCAATGCAGACAATCATATTAGTCAAGGAACAGCCTTgacttcaggaaaagaaatggtgaATAGTGAAGGACAAG CTGAAGGAGAAACTTTTTTACGagataaagagaagaaagtgcGTCCATTCTCAATGTTTGATTCTGTGGACCAGTCAGCTGGGCTCAGCACACTGAGGAAGAACCAGAGCAGTGAAGATCTCCTGCGAGAAGCACAG attgccaataaaaatgtcacaaaGGTACCACCACCTGTCCCCACTAAACCAAAACAGATAAATTTGCCTTATTTTGGTCAAGCCAGTCATCTGCAACCTTCTGATACTAAGGTGGATGGAAACCTGCAGAAGCAGCCTTTGACTGTTGTAACTGTGgggaacaaacagaaaacagcgACACAGCAGccttcccatccttcccagCAGATACAGCAAAGAATTTCCGTATTGCCTGCAGGTCCCTCCTCTAGCCAGGACCTAATTCTTCCCTCTTCCAAACAGGAGagtcccccagcagcagctgtgagacCTTTTACCCCTCAGCCTCACAAAGAGGCCTCACTCCCACCATTTCGAAAGCCTCAAACTGTGGCTGCAAGTTCAATTTATAGCATGTACACCCAGCAGCAGACTCCTGGGAAGAACTTCCAGCAGGCAGTGCAGAGTGCTTTGACAAGGGCACAGACTAGAGGACCTCACTTCCCAAGTG TGTATGGCAAGCCTGTGATGGCGGGAGCTAGTGTACAAAATCAgctgctgcagacagaaaatgtCTACTCAAATCTCCAAGGCAAGCCTGGCAGTCTAGAGCCTGAGATGGAAACAACAGCCTCTGCTCATGAGAATCATGAAACTGAGCGAATACCCCGTCCCCTTAGTCCAACCAAATTGCTGCCTTTCTTATCAAATCCGTACCGCAACCAGAGTGATGCTGATCTGGAAGCACTAAGGAAAAAGTTGTCCAATGCACCCAGACCACTGAAGAAACGTAGCTCTATCACTGAACCAGAAGGACCTAACGGCCCCAATATCCAGAAGCTCTTGTATCAGAGGACCACTCTGGCTGCAATGGAGACTATCTCAGCTCCATCACATTCCTCCAAACAGACAGCATCAGCTGCCAGTCCTGAAAGCCGTGCAGAAGTCCCAAATCCTTATCTAAGTGcagaatcagaaaaagaaacagctgcTTCTATGGCAGAACCAAGCAttgctgagaaagcagaaaacacaccaGCAGATCAGAGTGAAGCTGTTCTTCCTTCTGTAGCTTTGGACACTGTACCTGAGGCAGTATCAGATAGTGATGAACTCATGCAGCCAAAAATGGAAGAACCAAGCAGAGAAGCTTCACTGCCACTGGAGGTGTACATAGAAGAATATCCTCCATACCCACCACCTCCCTATCCATCAGGGGAACCAGAGAGTCTGGGAGAGGACTCAATGAATATGAGGCCTCCTGAAATTACTGGACAGTTTTCCTTGCCTCCT GGGAAGAGGACAAACTTGCGTAAAACTGGCTCTGAGAGGATTGGGCATGGAATGAGAGTGAAATTCAATCCCCTTGCATTGCTTCTGGATTCATCTCTGGAGGGGGAGTTTGACCTCGTGCAGAGAATTATTTATGAG GTTGAAGATCCTAGCATGCCCAATGATGAAGGGATTACGGCACTGCACAACGCTGTGTGTGCTGGGCACACGGAAATTGTGAAGTTCCTGGTGCAGTTTGGTGTGAATGTGAATGCTGCAGATAGTGATGGATG GACCCCATTACACTGTGCAGCTTCTTGCAATAATGTGCAGGTGTGCAAGTTCCTGGTGGAGTCAGGAGCAGCCGTGTTTGCAATGACCTACAGTGATATGCAGACAGCTGCAGACAAGTGCGAGGAGATGGAGGAAGGTTACACACAGTGCTCCCAGTTCTTATATG
- the TP53BP2 gene encoding apoptosis-stimulating of p53 protein 2 isoform X2, with product MLDILQNFGMQRSEVRFFLRHERFPCREAGTGQRSQDATLKRNDVKVSGDQRIENGVTAPRMDMTLAELQEMASRQQQQIEAQQLMLANKEQRLKFLKQQDQRQLQQAAEQEKLKRLKEIAENQEAKLKKVRALKGHVEQKRLSNGKLVEEIEQISSLFQQKQRELVLAVSKVEELTRQLEMLKNGRIDGYHDNQSAVAELDRLYKELQLRNKLNQEQNAKLQQQRECLNKRNSEVAVMDKRVNELRERLWKKKAALQQKENLPVSSDGNLLQPVVSAPSRVAAVGPYIQSSTIPRIASRPELLVKPAFSDGTQAFQIPDGPLKTQTLPNMRTGSSSQAKAPAGSVVPCAKPSSSATDWSSSNADNHISQGTALTSGKEMVNSEGQAEGETFLRDKEKKVRPFSMFDSVDQSAGLSTLRKNQSSEDLLREAQIANKNVTKVPPPVPTKPKQINLPYFGQASHLQPSDTKVDGNLQKQPLTVVTVGNKQKTATQQPSHPSQQIQQRISVLPAGPSSSQDLILPSSKQESPPAAAVRPFTPQPHKEASLPPFRKPQTVAASSIYSMYTQQQTPGKNFQQAVQSALTRAQTRGPHFPSVYGKPVMAGASVQNQLLQTENVYSNLQGKPGSLEPEMETTASAHENHETERIPRPLSPTKLLPFLSNPYRNQSDADLEALRKKLSNAPRPLKKRSSITEPEGPNGPNIQKLLYQRTTLAAMETISAPSHSSKQTASAASPESRAEVPNPYLSAESEKETAASMAEPSIAEKAENTPADQSEAVLPSVALDTVPEAVSDSDELMQPKMEEPSREASLPLEVYIEEYPPYPPPPYPSGEPESLGEDSMNMRPPEITGQFSLPPGKRTNLRKTGSERIGHGMRVKFNPLALLLDSSLEGEFDLVQRIIYEVEDPSMPNDEGITALHNAVCAGHTEIVKFLVQFGVNVNAADSDGWTPLHCAASCNNVQVCKFLVESGAAVFAMTYSDMQTAADKCEEMEEGYTQCSQFLYGVQEKMGIMNKGVIYGLWDYEAQNDDELSMKEGDCMTILRREDADEIEWWWARLNDKEGYVPRNLLGLYPRIKPRQRSLA from the exons ATGCTGGATATTTTGCAGAACTTTGGGATGCAGAGAAGTGAGGTTCGTTTCTTTCTTCGGCATGAACGCTTTCCCTGCCGGGAAGCAG GCACTGGACAAAGGTCTCAAGATGCaaccttaaaaagaaatgatGTGAAAGTGTCTGGTGATCAAAGAATAGAGAATGGA GTCACTGCTCCAAGGATGGATATGACACTGGCTGAACTTCAAGAAATGGCATCACGCCAGCAGCAACAAATTGAGGCTCAACAACTAATGCTGGCTAACAAG GAACAGCGTCTGAAATTCCTCAAACAACAGGATCAGCGACAGCTGCAGCAAGCTGCTGagcaagaaaaactgaaacGCCTGAAGGAAATTGCTGAGAATCAGGAAGCCAAACTTAAGAAAGTGAGAGCACTGAAGGGCCATGTAGAGCAAAAGAGGCTCAGCAATGGGAAATTGG TGGAAGAGATTGAACAGATAAGCAGCTTGTTCCAGCAAAAGCAGCGTGAGCTGGTCCTGGCAGTGTCAAAAGTAGAGGAACTCACCAGACAACTGGAGATGCTGAAGAATGGACGAATTGATGGTTACCATGACAACCAGTCAGCTGTAGCTGAGCTTGACCGGTTATACAAGGAGCTGCAG CTGAGGAACAAACTGAACCAGGAGCAGAATGCCAAGCTGCAGCAACAGAGGGAGTGTTTGAACAAGCGCAACTCGGAGGTGGCAGTCATGGACAAGCGTGTTAATGAGCTGCGAGAGCGCCTGTGGAAGAAAAAGGCAGCTCTGCAACAGAAAGAGAATTTACCA gTTTCTTCAGATGGAAATTTACTCCAGCCTGTGGTTTCTGCCCCAAGCAGAGTGGCAGCAGTTGGTCCTTACATCCAGTCCTCTACCATTCCACGTATTGCTTCCAGACCTGAACTTTTGGTGAAACCAGCATTTTCAGATGGAACACAAGCCTTCCAGATACCTGATGGTCCACTAAAAACACAGACTCTACCAAACATGAGAACGGGGAGCAGTTCACAAGCTAAAGCTCCTGCAG GTTCTGTTGTTCCCTGTGCAAAACCTTCCTCATCTGCCACTGACTGGAGTAGCTCCAATGCAGACAATCATATTAGTCAAGGAACAGCCTTgacttcaggaaaagaaatggtgaATAGTGAAGGACAAG CTGAAGGAGAAACTTTTTTACGagataaagagaagaaagtgcGTCCATTCTCAATGTTTGATTCTGTGGACCAGTCAGCTGGGCTCAGCACACTGAGGAAGAACCAGAGCAGTGAAGATCTCCTGCGAGAAGCACAG attgccaataaaaatgtcacaaaGGTACCACCACCTGTCCCCACTAAACCAAAACAGATAAATTTGCCTTATTTTGGTCAAGCCAGTCATCTGCAACCTTCTGATACTAAGGTGGATGGAAACCTGCAGAAGCAGCCTTTGACTGTTGTAACTGTGgggaacaaacagaaaacagcgACACAGCAGccttcccatccttcccagCAGATACAGCAAAGAATTTCCGTATTGCCTGCAGGTCCCTCCTCTAGCCAGGACCTAATTCTTCCCTCTTCCAAACAGGAGagtcccccagcagcagctgtgagacCTTTTACCCCTCAGCCTCACAAAGAGGCCTCACTCCCACCATTTCGAAAGCCTCAAACTGTGGCTGCAAGTTCAATTTATAGCATGTACACCCAGCAGCAGACTCCTGGGAAGAACTTCCAGCAGGCAGTGCAGAGTGCTTTGACAAGGGCACAGACTAGAGGACCTCACTTCCCAAGTG TGTATGGCAAGCCTGTGATGGCGGGAGCTAGTGTACAAAATCAgctgctgcagacagaaaatgtCTACTCAAATCTCCAAGGCAAGCCTGGCAGTCTAGAGCCTGAGATGGAAACAACAGCCTCTGCTCATGAGAATCATGAAACTGAGCGAATACCCCGTCCCCTTAGTCCAACCAAATTGCTGCCTTTCTTATCAAATCCGTACCGCAACCAGAGTGATGCTGATCTGGAAGCACTAAGGAAAAAGTTGTCCAATGCACCCAGACCACTGAAGAAACGTAGCTCTATCACTGAACCAGAAGGACCTAACGGCCCCAATATCCAGAAGCTCTTGTATCAGAGGACCACTCTGGCTGCAATGGAGACTATCTCAGCTCCATCACATTCCTCCAAACAGACAGCATCAGCTGCCAGTCCTGAAAGCCGTGCAGAAGTCCCAAATCCTTATCTAAGTGcagaatcagaaaaagaaacagctgcTTCTATGGCAGAACCAAGCAttgctgagaaagcagaaaacacaccaGCAGATCAGAGTGAAGCTGTTCTTCCTTCTGTAGCTTTGGACACTGTACCTGAGGCAGTATCAGATAGTGATGAACTCATGCAGCCAAAAATGGAAGAACCAAGCAGAGAAGCTTCACTGCCACTGGAGGTGTACATAGAAGAATATCCTCCATACCCACCACCTCCCTATCCATCAGGGGAACCAGAGAGTCTGGGAGAGGACTCAATGAATATGAGGCCTCCTGAAATTACTGGACAGTTTTCCTTGCCTCCT GGGAAGAGGACAAACTTGCGTAAAACTGGCTCTGAGAGGATTGGGCATGGAATGAGAGTGAAATTCAATCCCCTTGCATTGCTTCTGGATTCATCTCTGGAGGGGGAGTTTGACCTCGTGCAGAGAATTATTTATGAG GTTGAAGATCCTAGCATGCCCAATGATGAAGGGATTACGGCACTGCACAACGCTGTGTGTGCTGGGCACACGGAAATTGTGAAGTTCCTGGTGCAGTTTGGTGTGAATGTGAATGCTGCAGATAGTGATGGATG GACCCCATTACACTGTGCAGCTTCTTGCAATAATGTGCAGGTGTGCAAGTTCCTGGTGGAGTCAGGAGCAGCCGTGTTTGCAATGACCTACAGTGATATGCAGACAGCTGCAGACAAGTGCGAGGAGATGGAGGAAGGTTACACACAGTGCTCCCAGTTCTTATATG